In Arvicanthis niloticus isolate mArvNil1 chromosome 27, mArvNil1.pat.X, whole genome shotgun sequence, a genomic segment contains:
- the Dmp1 gene encoding dentin matrix acidic phosphoprotein 1 isoform X2, whose product MKTIITLMFLWGLSCALPVSRYQNTESESSEERMGSLAQSPPPPTANSDHTDSSESEEDLGSDRGQYRPAGGLSKSTGTGTDKEDDEDDSGDDTFGDEDNGPGPKEEQWGGPSRLDSDEDSADTTQSTEDSTSQENSAQDTPSDSEDEADSRPEAGDSTQDSESEEHRVGGGSEGDSSHGDGSEFDVEGMQSDDPESTRSDRGHARMSSAGIRSEESKGDHEPTSAQDSDDSQSVEFSSRKSFRRSRISEEDDRGELADSNSRETQSDSTEDTASKEESRSESQEDTAESQSQEDSPEGQDPSSESSEEADGPSQESSSESQEGMASESRGDNPDNTSQAGDQEDSESSEEGSLNTFSSSESQSTEEQADSESSEGLSLSEESQESAQDGDSSSQEGLQSQSASTESRSQESQSEQDSRSKEDGDSDSQDSSRSKEESNSVGSISSSEEYLHPKNMEADSRKLIVDAYHNKPIGDQDDNDCQDGY is encoded by the exons ATGAAGACCATCATCACCCTTATGTTCCTCTGGGGGCTGTCCTGTGCTCTTCCA GTCTCCAGATACCAAAATACTGAATCTGAAAGCTCTGAAGAGAGGATG GGCAGTTTGGCtcagtcaccaccaccacccacg GCAAATAGTGACCACACGGACAGCAGTGAGTCTGAAGAGGACCTGGGCTCCGACCGAGGCCAGTATAGACCAGCTGGTGGTCTCTCTAAGAGTACCGGGACCGGCACTGATAAGGAGGATGATGAAGATGACAGTGGAGATGACACCTTTGGCGATGAGGACAATGGCCCAGGGCCCAAAgaagaacagtggggaggaccctCCAGACTGGACAGTGACGAGGACTCCGCTGACACCACACAGTCCACTGAAGACAGCACCTCTCAAGAAAACAGTGCCCAAGATACCCCCAGTGACAGCGAGGATGAGGCAGACAGCCGGCCTGAGGCAGGCGACTCCACTCAGGACAGTGAGAGTGAGGAACATCGGGTGGGAGGTGGCAGCGAGGGCGACAGTAGCCACGGGGACGGCTCTGAGTTCGATGTTGAAGGGATGCAGAGCGATGACCCCGAGAGCACCAGGAGCGATCGAGGCCACGCCAGAATGAGCAGCGCTGGTATCAGGTCAGAAGAATCTAAAGGGGACCACGAGCCCACGAGCGCTCAGGATTCAGATGACAGCCAATCTGTGGAATTTTCAAGCAGGAAGTCCTTCAGAAGGTCCCGCATCTCTGAGGAAGATGACAGAGGTGAGCTTGCTGACAGCAACAGCAGGGAAACCCAGAGCGACTCCACAGAGGATACCGCTTCCAAGGAGGAAAGCAGGAGCGAGTCTCAGGAGGACACAGCCGAGAGCCAGTCCCAGGAAGATAGCCCAGAGGGACAAGACCCCAGCAGTGAGTCCAGCGAAGAGGCTGATGGGCCATCCCAGGAAAGCAGCAGCGAGTCTCAGGAAGGGATGGCCAGTGAGTCCAGGGGTGACAACCCAGATAACACAAGTCAGGCAGGAGACCAAGAAGATAGTGAGTCCAGTGAGGAGGGCAGCCTGAACACATTCTCCAGCTCCGAAAGTCAGTCCACCGAGGAGCAAGCTGACAGCGAGTCCAGTGAGGgcctcagcctctcagaggagagtcAGGAGTCGGCCCAGGATGGGGACAGCTCCAGCCAGGAAGGTCTCCAGTCTCAGAGCGCATCAACCGAGAGCAGGAGCCAGGAGAGCCAGTCAGAGCAGGACAGCCGTTCTAAGGAGGATGGTGACAGTGACTCTCAGGACAGTAGCCGATCCAAAGAAGAGAGCAACTCTGTAGGAAGCATTTCCAGCAGTGAGGAGTACCTCCACCCCAAAAACATGGAAGCTGACAGTAGGAAACTAATAGTTGATGCTTATCACAACAAGCCTATCGGGGATCAAGATGACAACGATTGTCAGGATGGCTACTAA
- the Dmp1 gene encoding dentin matrix acidic phosphoprotein 1 isoform X1, translating into MKTIITLMFLWGLSCALPVSRYQNTESESSEERMGSLAQSPPPPTNSESSEESKVSPQGQANSDHTDSSESEEDLGSDRGQYRPAGGLSKSTGTGTDKEDDEDDSGDDTFGDEDNGPGPKEEQWGGPSRLDSDEDSADTTQSTEDSTSQENSAQDTPSDSEDEADSRPEAGDSTQDSESEEHRVGGGSEGDSSHGDGSEFDVEGMQSDDPESTRSDRGHARMSSAGIRSEESKGDHEPTSAQDSDDSQSVEFSSRKSFRRSRISEEDDRGELADSNSRETQSDSTEDTASKEESRSESQEDTAESQSQEDSPEGQDPSSESSEEADGPSQESSSESQEGMASESRGDNPDNTSQAGDQEDSESSEEGSLNTFSSSESQSTEEQADSESSEGLSLSEESQESAQDGDSSSQEGLQSQSASTESRSQESQSEQDSRSKEDGDSDSQDSSRSKEESNSVGSISSSEEYLHPKNMEADSRKLIVDAYHNKPIGDQDDNDCQDGY; encoded by the exons ATGAAGACCATCATCACCCTTATGTTCCTCTGGGGGCTGTCCTGTGCTCTTCCA GTCTCCAGATACCAAAATACTGAATCTGAAAGCTCTGAAGAGAGGATG GGCAGTTTGGCtcagtcaccaccaccacccacg AACAGTGAGTCATCAGAAGAGAGTAAAGTTAGCCCACAGGGACAG GCAAATAGTGACCACACGGACAGCAGTGAGTCTGAAGAGGACCTGGGCTCCGACCGAGGCCAGTATAGACCAGCTGGTGGTCTCTCTAAGAGTACCGGGACCGGCACTGATAAGGAGGATGATGAAGATGACAGTGGAGATGACACCTTTGGCGATGAGGACAATGGCCCAGGGCCCAAAgaagaacagtggggaggaccctCCAGACTGGACAGTGACGAGGACTCCGCTGACACCACACAGTCCACTGAAGACAGCACCTCTCAAGAAAACAGTGCCCAAGATACCCCCAGTGACAGCGAGGATGAGGCAGACAGCCGGCCTGAGGCAGGCGACTCCACTCAGGACAGTGAGAGTGAGGAACATCGGGTGGGAGGTGGCAGCGAGGGCGACAGTAGCCACGGGGACGGCTCTGAGTTCGATGTTGAAGGGATGCAGAGCGATGACCCCGAGAGCACCAGGAGCGATCGAGGCCACGCCAGAATGAGCAGCGCTGGTATCAGGTCAGAAGAATCTAAAGGGGACCACGAGCCCACGAGCGCTCAGGATTCAGATGACAGCCAATCTGTGGAATTTTCAAGCAGGAAGTCCTTCAGAAGGTCCCGCATCTCTGAGGAAGATGACAGAGGTGAGCTTGCTGACAGCAACAGCAGGGAAACCCAGAGCGACTCCACAGAGGATACCGCTTCCAAGGAGGAAAGCAGGAGCGAGTCTCAGGAGGACACAGCCGAGAGCCAGTCCCAGGAAGATAGCCCAGAGGGACAAGACCCCAGCAGTGAGTCCAGCGAAGAGGCTGATGGGCCATCCCAGGAAAGCAGCAGCGAGTCTCAGGAAGGGATGGCCAGTGAGTCCAGGGGTGACAACCCAGATAACACAAGTCAGGCAGGAGACCAAGAAGATAGTGAGTCCAGTGAGGAGGGCAGCCTGAACACATTCTCCAGCTCCGAAAGTCAGTCCACCGAGGAGCAAGCTGACAGCGAGTCCAGTGAGGgcctcagcctctcagaggagagtcAGGAGTCGGCCCAGGATGGGGACAGCTCCAGCCAGGAAGGTCTCCAGTCTCAGAGCGCATCAACCGAGAGCAGGAGCCAGGAGAGCCAGTCAGAGCAGGACAGCCGTTCTAAGGAGGATGGTGACAGTGACTCTCAGGACAGTAGCCGATCCAAAGAAGAGAGCAACTCTGTAGGAAGCATTTCCAGCAGTGAGGAGTACCTCCACCCCAAAAACATGGAAGCTGACAGTAGGAAACTAATAGTTGATGCTTATCACAACAAGCCTATCGGGGATCAAGATGACAACGATTGTCAGGATGGCTACTAA